In Microbacterium sp. zg-Y818, the genomic window ACGCGAGGCCGGATCCACCCCGCTGTCTGGACGGTACGGAGTCGCGATTGGATTGTCAACGATTTTGGAACGAGTTTTGCAAATCACGGCGGCGAAGAACGGTGCACCCGTAACCTCGCGTCACGCCGCCGGGATGAGCCGCACGGCTGAACTAGGGTTACCGGCATGTCCGTGAACCCGCCTTTCCGCGCCGACATCGTCGGCAGCTTCCTGCGTCCCGAAGCCATCAAGAACGCCCGCGCGCGCCATGCCGCAGGGGAGCTCGACGATGCCGGACTGCGCGAGGTTGAAGACGACGCGATCGCGGCCCTCGTGGCTCGGGAGGCCGCCGCAGGACTGAAGGTGGCAACCGACGGAGAGTTCCGCCGGTCATGGTGGCACTTCGACTTCTTCGGAATGCTGGAGGGAGTGAACGTCGTCGAGCTGGACCACGGCATCCAGTTCCAGGGTGTCCAGACCCGCCCGCTCGGTCTGCGCATCGACGGCGAGATCGCCTTCCCGTCGGCTCATCCGATGATCGAGCACTTCCTCGCGCTCAAGCCGCTCGCCGATGCCGCCGGCGTGGTGCCGAAGTTCACGATTCCGGCACCGACGGTGCTCGACTTCCGGCTGGAGCGCGATGCGCTCGAGGGGTCGGCGTATGCGGGACACGACGAGATCTTCGAGGACCTCGCCGCCACCTACCGCGGGGCCGTGCAGGCCTTCTACGACGCCGGCTGCCGTTACCTGCAGTTCGACGACACCGCGTGGGCCTACCTCTGTTCGGAGGTCGAGATGGCCAAGGCAGCCGAGCGCGGCATCCGCACCGATCATCTCGCCGAGCGCTACGCGGCGCTGATCAACGCGTCCCTGCGCGACAAGCCCGCGGACATGGTCGTCACCACGCACGTGTGCCGGGGCAATTTCCGCTCGACGTGGATCTCCTCGGGCGGGTACGAGCCGGTCGCCGAGCAGCTGCTGGCCGAGACCGCCTACGACGGGTACTTCCTCGAGTACGACAGCGAGCGCGCCGGCGGCTTCGAGCCGCTGCGGTTCCTGCCGCGGGGTGACAAGGTCGTCGAGCTCGGGCTGGTCACCACCAAGTCAGGCGCTCTCGAGGACCCCGACGAGCTGAAGCGCCGCATCGACGAGGCCGCGAAGATCGCACCGCTGGAGCAGTTGGCGCTGAGCCCGCAGTGCGGCTTCGCCTCGACCGAGGAGGGCAACGTCCTGACCGAGGCCGAGCAGTGGGCGAAGATCGAAGAGACCGTCGCGCTGGCCGCGGAGGTGTGGCCCGACGCGTAACCCGCGACGACGGGGCCGGGGTCAGCCCGCGGCATCCCCCCGTCCGGCGATCGCACGCAGCCACTCGATGGTCGCGTCGGTCATCGGATGCGGTGCGTCCAGGGAGTCGAGGAACTCCCGCGCCTGCACCATCTCGGCCTCCCGCCGCACCGCGTGCGTGCGGGTTCCGTCGATCAGGTGGTGCACGGGCTGCAGGTCGGGTGCACCCAGCTCCGACGCGATCTGATCCATCAGCCAGTCCTGGGCGCCGAAGATCTCCGCGGCCGTGACGCTCTCCACGACGACGGCGGCCAGGCCCTTCATGAACACACTGCGCAGCAGCTTCAGCCGTGCCGCAGCCCCCGGCTCGGGGCCGACCTCGGTAGCGGGGATGTGCAGTTGCGCGAGAAGCGGACGCAGCCGGCCGATCCCGGGGCCGCTGAGCAGCAGCGGGGTGTCGATCCGCGCGCGCGGCACCGGGGCCAGGATCGCCACATCCACGAAGGGGATGCCGCGTTCGGCCGCTGCCGACGCGAGCAGTCGCTTGTCGGCGGGTCCGCTCGTGTTCATGTCCGCGTAGACGCTCGAGGCATCCATCGCCGGCAGCGCTTCGGCCAACACGGATGCCGCAGAGATCGCGCCCACCAGGCTCAGCACCAGGTCGGCCCCGCGGACGGCGCGGGGGACGTCGACGGCGCGGTCCACGCCCGCCGGGGAGAGCGAGCCGCGCACGTCGGTACCGACGACCGATGCCCCGCGCGTCGGCAGGTCGCTGGCGTAAATGCTGCCTGCTTCACCCAGGCCGATGACAGCGACCCGCATCATGCCCTCCGCCACCAGACTCCCGCGCCTGTCGTCGTGGGGGCTGCGGCGCCGATCAGGACCGCGAGATCCGTCCGCAGCCGGGGAAGGTCGACCTTGCCGTGCGGACTGCGGTCGAGGGAGTCCCGGACGAACAGATGCCGAGGCCTCTTGTAGCCGGCGAGCCGGGCGTCCACGTGCGCCCGCAGGGCTTCGACGTCGACCTCGGCACCGGTCTCGGTGACGACCACCGCCGTCACCAGTTCGCCGTAGCGCGCGTCCGGCATGCCGAACACGACCGCGTCGACGATGCCGGGGTAGGCCACGAGGGCGTCCTCCACTTCGGCGGGGTACACCTTCTCCCCTCCGGTGTTGACCACGGCGCTGCCGCGCCCGAGCAGTTCGACGGTGCCGTCACCACGGGCCACGGCCCAGTCCCCCGGCATGACGTGGCGCACGCCGTCGATGACGGGGAACGTCTCGCGCGTCTTGGTCTCATCGCCGAAGTACCCCCGGGGCAGGGTGCCGCGAAAGGCGAGGACGCCGCGCGCACCCGGGATGTGCTGCACGTCGCGCAGCTCGTCGTCGAGGACGACCGCGCCGGGCAGCAGGCGCAGCTCCCCCGGCAGGTCCGCGGCGGATGTCGTCTCGTTGACGGCGTAGGGGCCGCCCTCGGTCGAGGCGAGCAGGTCGGTGATCGTGATGGCGCCTCGTGCGTGCCACCGGCGCTTGACCTCCGGGCTGAACCGCATGCCGGAGCTGATCATGGACCGCACGCACCCGAACACGTCCAGCCCTGCCCGCTCCACCGCCTCGACCAGCGGCAGCGCGACGGAGTCCCCTGCCACGATGATGCGCGTGGCACCGGCCTCGACGGCGAATCGCACGGCCGCGTCCGGATCGAATCGCGGCGATGAGGTGACGAGCACCGTGCCACCCAGGGCGAGGGTGTTCATCGAGGTGAACAGGGCCGTGCCGTGCATGAACGGCGACAGCGGCAGAGTGACCACAGGCGGCCGCGCCGCATCGACTGCGACCGCGACGGCATCCGCCATCGCCTCCGGCATGGACAGCCCTGCCGTGGTGTAGATCGAGTAGCTCTGCACCGCGAAGATGTCCTCGCCGCCCCATACAACCGCCTTCGGCCGTCCGGTCGTGCCCCCGGTGTACAGGCGCAGCTCGCCCCCCTCCGGCGCCCTCGCCGGCAGCTCACCGCCCCGCGCAACGATCTGCGCCCACGCGGCCGCCTCGGGCGCCGGCCCGTCGTCGATCGCCACGATGTGCGGCGCGTCGGGCAAGCCGGCGACGGCCTCGCGGACCACCTCCTCCAGAGACGTCGGGTACACCAGCACTCGGGCCCGGGAATCCTCCAACAGCGCCCGCACCTCGGGCGCGCGGTACCGATAGTTCAGGGGCACCGGCGCGATCCCCGTCGCGAGGCACGCGAACAGCGCCACGACGTATTCGGGACGGTTGTAGAGCAGCAGCGCGACCGCATCGCCCGGCTGCACGCCCAGCTCCCGCAGATAGCCCGCGAAGGCGCCCGCCTCGGAACGCAGCCGCCCGTACGTCATGGTCTCGGTCGGCGTCACGATCGCGGCGCGGTCGGGCAGCGCGCGGGCCACCGCCTGCCACACGTCGCTGTAGTGCGCCTTCATGCGAGCCCTTCCGTTTCGCACCGGCTGCCGCGCCGCTGCACGGCCGCGTGACCGCCGCGGCTAGAGCGCCCCCGCGGTGCGCCAGCCGCCGTGGTACTCCTGGCGTGCGGTCTGGGCGTAGGGCACCGGGCTGACGACGGCGCGGACCGCGATCTGCTCGTGCGGCTCCACGGTGGCCTTGCGCGAGCCGCCGTCGGGCTCCCCCCAGACCACCCGCACCTCTGCGCCGATCGGCACGCCGCGGTCGACCGTGGCCAGCGACAGCCCTCGCCGCTCGTTCGCCGTCACGCCGGTGAAGAGGGACAGCCCGACGGTGTCACCGTCGGCATCGATCACGGCGTCGTAGTTCGACGAGCCGTAGTTGGCATTGGGCAGATCGAAGAACTGGTAGCCCACGCCGTCTCGGTCGATGACACTCGCGAGGATGCGGGCGAGGTCTTCGTCGTTCCACGCCAGCGTCACCTTCTTGCGCTGCACCTCGGGGTCGACCTTCTCCAGCGCGTCCCGCCCGATGAAGTCGTGGTCGAACTTCACGAACGACCCGTAGCCCAGTTCCCACGGCGTGAGGTAATAGTCCTCGATGTCGTCCGAGACGAACGAGCCGGCGAGCGCGTTGATCGCCTCGTAGCTGTTCGCGGGCAGCCACTCGCGGTAGGCGCGCTCGGCCTCACCGGTGTAGATCGCCGGCAGCGGCGAGGGGATCCAGCCGGATTCGAGCGTGTTCGACGAGTACGCGCGCGAGCCGCAGGGCTCGATGCCGAACTCCCGGCCGGCCTCGAGCACGGCGTCGCGGATCTTCTCGGTGTGCTCGTACGGCCCCCAGATCTCCAGGCCCGGCGCCCCCGCCATGCCGTGCCGCAGCGTCCGCACCCGCTCGCCCGCGATCGTGAGGTGCCCCATGTGGAAGAACTTGACCTTCTCGAGGGGCCCGCCGTTGAGCCGCTCGATGATGTCCCAGGCGTTGGGCCCTTGAATCTGGAAGCGGTAGTAGTCGCGCTTCACCGCCGCCCCATACGGGCGCGAGGGCGAGCGGTCGTCGTAGCGGAACTCCACGTCGTAGCCGCCGGTCTCGGCGTGGAACTGCAGCCAGTTCGCCACCGGCGCCCGACCCACGTAGACATACTCATCCTGCGCCAGGTGGAACAGGATGCCGTCGCCGATGACCCCGCCCGCCGCAGAGACCGGCACGAACTGCTTCGCGGTGTTCACGGGGAAGTTCGCGAACGAGTTGATGCCCGTGTCGCTGAGCAGTTGCAGCGCACCCGGTCCCGACAGGAAGAAGTTGACCATGTGATGGGTCTGGTCGAACAGCACCGCGGTGTCGCGCCACGCCTTCTGCTCGCGTCGCCAGTTCGTGAATTCCGCCGGAACGACGGGGTAGATGTAGGTACCGAGCTGCGAGTCGCGAAGCATCTGGACGATGTTCCCCTTCTCGTCCAGCAGATCCTGCAGGGTGCGTGCCATTGGGGTTTCCCTCTCGACTTCGTCGTCTGATCGGTCTAGCCGTGATCGTACGGAGACCATTTCCCTCTGTCCATAGTGGTTCTGGTCGCCATGATTGTAAACAAAATCTTGACCACGTCACGCGCCGTGTGGTTCGCTGATCGAATCGCCCGACAGGAGTGGACATGCCCGGCAGCACCGCCTCGATGCTCGTGATCAGCGCACACGCCGGCGACTTCGTCTGGCGTGCCGGCGGGGCCATCGCGGCCGCCGCCGCCCGCGGCGAGCGGGTGAGCGTGGTCTGCCTGAGCTATGGCGAGCGGGGCGAATCGGCGAGCCAGTGGCTGCTGGGCAAGTCCCTCGACGAGATCAAGGACCTGCGCCGCACCGAGGCGACGGCGGCCGCGGCCGCCCTGGGCGCCGAGATCGAGTTTCTGGATCTGGGCGACTATCCGTTGCGGGAGTCCCCCGAGGCCGTCGCCGTGCTGGTGGACGTCTACCGCCGCGTACAGCCGACGGTGGTGCTCACCCACACGCTCGCCGATCCGTAC contains:
- a CDS encoding AMP-binding protein, producing MKAHYSDVWQAVARALPDRAAIVTPTETMTYGRLRSEAGAFAGYLRELGVQPGDAVALLLYNRPEYVVALFACLATGIAPVPLNYRYRAPEVRALLEDSRARVLVYPTSLEEVVREAVAGLPDAPHIVAIDDGPAPEAAAWAQIVARGGELPARAPEGGELRLYTGGTTGRPKAVVWGGEDIFAVQSYSIYTTAGLSMPEAMADAVAVAVDAARPPVVTLPLSPFMHGTALFTSMNTLALGGTVLVTSSPRFDPDAAVRFAVEAGATRIIVAGDSVALPLVEAVERAGLDVFGCVRSMISSGMRFSPEVKRRWHARGAITITDLLASTEGGPYAVNETTSAADLPGELRLLPGAVVLDDELRDVQHIPGARGVLAFRGTLPRGYFGDETKTRETFPVIDGVRHVMPGDWAVARGDGTVELLGRGSAVVNTGGEKVYPAEVEDALVAYPGIVDAVVFGMPDARYGELVTAVVVTETGAEVDVEALRAHVDARLAGYKRPRHLFVRDSLDRSPHGKVDLPRLRTDLAVLIGAAAPTTTGAGVWWRRA
- a CDS encoding 5-methyltetrahydropteroyltriglutamate--homocysteine S-methyltransferase encodes the protein MSVNPPFRADIVGSFLRPEAIKNARARHAAGELDDAGLREVEDDAIAALVAREAAAGLKVATDGEFRRSWWHFDFFGMLEGVNVVELDHGIQFQGVQTRPLGLRIDGEIAFPSAHPMIEHFLALKPLADAAGVVPKFTIPAPTVLDFRLERDALEGSAYAGHDEIFEDLAATYRGAVQAFYDAGCRYLQFDDTAWAYLCSEVEMAKAAERGIRTDHLAERYAALINASLRDKPADMVVTTHVCRGNFRSTWISSGGYEPVAEQLLAETAYDGYFLEYDSERAGGFEPLRFLPRGDKVVELGLVTTKSGALEDPDELKRRIDEAAKIAPLEQLALSPQCGFASTEEGNVLTEAEQWAKIEETVALAAEVWPDA
- a CDS encoding aminomethyl transferase family protein — protein: MARTLQDLLDEKGNIVQMLRDSQLGTYIYPVVPAEFTNWRREQKAWRDTAVLFDQTHHMVNFFLSGPGALQLLSDTGINSFANFPVNTAKQFVPVSAAGGVIGDGILFHLAQDEYVYVGRAPVANWLQFHAETGGYDVEFRYDDRSPSRPYGAAVKRDYYRFQIQGPNAWDIIERLNGGPLEKVKFFHMGHLTIAGERVRTLRHGMAGAPGLEIWGPYEHTEKIRDAVLEAGREFGIEPCGSRAYSSNTLESGWIPSPLPAIYTGEAERAYREWLPANSYEAINALAGSFVSDDIEDYYLTPWELGYGSFVKFDHDFIGRDALEKVDPEVQRKKVTLAWNDEDLARILASVIDRDGVGYQFFDLPNANYGSSNYDAVIDADGDTVGLSLFTGVTANERRGLSLATVDRGVPIGAEVRVVWGEPDGGSRKATVEPHEQIAVRAVVSPVPYAQTARQEYHGGWRTAGAL
- a CDS encoding NAD(P)-dependent oxidoreductase; amino-acid sequence: MMRVAVIGLGEAGSIYASDLPTRGASVVGTDVRGSLSPAGVDRAVDVPRAVRGADLVLSLVGAISAASVLAEALPAMDASSVYADMNTSGPADKRLLASAAAERGIPFVDVAILAPVPRARIDTPLLLSGPGIGRLRPLLAQLHIPATEVGPEPGAAARLKLLRSVFMKGLAAVVVESVTAAEIFGAQDWLMDQIASELGAPDLQPVHHLIDGTRTHAVRREAEMVQAREFLDSLDAPHPMTDATIEWLRAIAGRGDAAG